One region of Vanessa tameamea isolate UH-Manoa-2023 chromosome 27, ilVanTame1 primary haplotype, whole genome shotgun sequence genomic DNA includes:
- the LOC135194191 gene encoding putative uncharacterized protein DDB_G0282133 yields MLEPEKLKYALSTVMRFLEKESSKDKFKTNNNLSNFEYQLDKLLTNRNERVQRDGNEGNSKAKISLQYENSMMYRCKYILGTLVNFINNAYMQVANYCKLTGKCNDKNSSPLNLNFYDELNILSDNTMSHNLIPQNDFKHDMTKGVLEYKTPLTEIWNENTMPQVNQETKQDYDIMNILQNYKPNSDINQANDVSNTYPVDNLEYRKQQKYNGLLNYFVNNDKLDYTLNGNISPQQLPSSIPDFNNLSFKDIFSSLTSLYNTRTNQKDTKMLVDADNNIPIQSFGHNNINNNDFQPIYQNLNSFSFDSNNAKATNDITKFSQLSSPEQPLFNNNIYSTNAFENKRNTFSHITPTNIDSSKQIRNPVVVSNDNNLQDKILSFFQQGSQQNPQYLTNYNKKPEHLNKIQQQYVGIPNNVNLSPHPYQSYKESLNQNTHTLGLNREPQYTLTVPNLLTSQYNNYDIPRSINTIVADNIKHENYGTQLPDSSQPLSVSNLVKLNSVTRNYGDVELTFMLKRSQPVYEPIYYVKYRMPYNEFLYDMQNLLIQKPYLRSKPNQLYQALLSGSNVIKTSENFKGLNDAEIVKLTSTNGTLVTAKLLQNLDAVENDQLKIIQDLNANLSVANLLNLSTNNNQTLEPIQNLLKATMSTTDYSFQSYPDAGHSRILNKYSNSEYNTPVVYQPSSNNYNPYSKIVDPAYSALYGIPSTGFNTLPNNIVEKLLVENPQRDLNTYPQLAG; encoded by the coding sequence ATGTTGGAACCTGAAAAGCTCAAGTATGCACTATCGACCGTTATGAGATTCCTAGAAAAGGAATCttcaaaagataaatttaaaacaaataataatttaagcaatTTTGAATATCAATTAGATAAATTGCTAACAAACAGGAACGAACGTGTACAGCGAGATGGAAATGAAGGTAATTCGAAGGCAAAGATTTCATTGcaatatgaaaattcaatgatgtACAggtgcaaatatattttaggcactctggttaattttataaataatgcttaTATGCAAGTAGCTAACTACTGTAAATTAACTGGAAAATGTAACGACAAAAATTCATCTCCGTTGAACTTAAACTTTTATGATGAACTTAACATTTTATCGGATAATACTATGTCACACAACTTAATACCACAAAATGATTTTAAGCATGATATGACAAAAGGAGTTTTGGAATACAAAACTCCTTTAACTGAAATTTGGAACGAAAATACCATGCCTCAAGTAAATCAAGAAACCAAACAGGATTACGATATTATGAACATTCTTCAAAATTACAAACCAAATTCAGATATTAACCAAGCGAATGACGTATCAAACACTTATCCTGTAGACAATCTGGAATATAggaaacaacaaaaatataatggacttttaaattattttgtgaataatGACAAGCTGGATTATACTCTAAATGGAAACATTTCTCCACAACAATTGCCAAGTAGTATAccagattttaataatttgtcattcaaagatattttttcgTCACTGACTAGTTTATATAACACAAGAACGAATCAAAAAGATACTAAAATGTTAGTAGATGCTGATAACAATATCCCTATACAAAGCTTtggacataataatataaataacaatgattttcaaccaatttatcaaaatttaaactcATTTTCATTTGATTCTAATAATGCTAAAGCTACGAATGATATAACTAAATTTTCACAATTATCAAGCCCAGAACAACcacttttcaataataacatatattctactaatgcatttgaaaacaaaagaaatacattttccCACATAACGCCTACAAATATAGATTCTAGTAAGCAAATAAGAAACCCTGTTGTTGTAAGCAATGACAATAATCTACAAGACAAGATATTGAGTTTTTTTCAACAAGGCAGCCAACAGAACCcacaatatttaacaaattacaacaaaaaacctgaacatctaaataaaattcaacaacAATACGTTGGTATTCctaataatgtaaatttgtcTCCACATCCATACCAAAGCTATAAGGAATctctaaatcaaaatacacaTACTTTGGGACTTAACCGAGAACCTCAATATACACTGACCGTCCCTAATTTGTTGACgtcacaatataataattatgacatccCTCGTAGCATTAATACGATTGTTGCTGATAATATCAAACATGAAAATTATGGCACTCAATTACCTGATTCGTCTCAGCCGCTTAGTGTATCTAATTTAGTGAAATTGAATTCTGTAACAAGGAATTATGGAGATGTCGAATTAACATTCATGCTCAAACGATCGCAGCCAGTTTACGAACCAATCTATTACGTGAAATATAGAATGCCTTACAATGAATTTCTTTATGATATGCAGAATCTTCTAATACAAAAACCGTACTTGAGAAGTAAACCGAATCAACTATACCAGGCACTCCTAAGTGGTTCAAATGTAATAAAGACATCAGAAAATTTTAAAGGTCTAAATGATGCAGAAATTGTAAAACTTACATCTACTAATGGTACATTAGTTACAGCCAAATTATTGCAAAATCTCGATGCCGTTGAAAacgatcaattaaaaataattcaagattTAAACGCTAACTTGTCTGTTGctaatcttttaaatttaagcaCGAATAACAACCAAACCCTAGAACCAATACAAAATCTTCTTAAGGCAACGATGTCTACTACAGATTATTCATTCCAAAGTTACCCTGATGCAGGGCACTCaagaatattgaataaatacagTAATTCTGAATACAATACTCCAGTTGTATATCAACCaagttcaaataattataatccttACAGTAAAATAGTAGATCCTGCTTATTCAGCATTATATGGAATACCATCTACAGGATTCAATACGTTACCTAATAATATCGTAGAAAAATTATTAGTAGAAAATCCACAGAgagatttaaatacatatccACAACTAGCAGGatga
- the Glo1 gene encoding lactoylglutathione lyase isoform X1 — MSVSPSIRFSISPLINFLRYNSLTVLSQSTRTMTSEGISAQEIESLCQTPCPATKDFMFQQTMYRVKDPRKSIPFYTGVLGMTLLKQLHFPEMKFSLFFMGYENPAEVPKDEAQRTSWAMTRKATLELTYNWGTESDDSAYHNGNSDPRGFGHIGILVPDVDEACKRFEEQGVKFIKKPQDGKMKGLAFIQDPDGYWIEIFTSKVVS, encoded by the exons ATGTCAGTTTCGCCGTCAATTCGCTTTTCAATATCGcctcttattaattttttgcgATATAATAGTCTCACTGTTCTTAGTCAAAGTActag aacGATGACTAGCGAAGGTATTTCGGCACAAGAAATCGAATCATTATGCCAAACACCATGTCCCGCAACAAag GACTTCATGTTCCAACAGACAATGTACCGCGTCAAGGATCCTAGGAAATCAATACCGTTCTACACGGGTGTCCTTGGTATGACGCTGTTGAAACAGCTACATTTTCCCGAGATGAAGTTCTCCTTATTCTTCATGGGCTATGAGAATCCCGCTGAGGTGCCCAAGGATGAAGCCCAAAGGACATCATGGGCGATGACAAGGAAGGCTACGTTAGAATTGACATA CAATTGGGGAACGGAAAGCGACGATTCAGCTTACCACAACGGTAACTCGGATCCACGGGGCTTCGGCCACATCGGTATACTCGTCCCAGACGTAGATGAAGCTTGTAAAAG GTTTGAGGAACAGGGCGTGAAATTCATTAAGAAACCACAGGACGGCAAAATGAAGGGACTCGCCTTTATCCAGGATCCAGACGGTTACTGGATCGAGATATTCACATCGAAAGTCGTATCTTAA
- the Glo1 gene encoding lactoylglutathione lyase isoform X2, producing the protein MTSEGISAQEIESLCQTPCPATKDFMFQQTMYRVKDPRKSIPFYTGVLGMTLLKQLHFPEMKFSLFFMGYENPAEVPKDEAQRTSWAMTRKATLELTYNWGTESDDSAYHNGNSDPRGFGHIGILVPDVDEACKRFEEQGVKFIKKPQDGKMKGLAFIQDPDGYWIEIFTSKVVS; encoded by the exons ATGACTAGCGAAGGTATTTCGGCACAAGAAATCGAATCATTATGCCAAACACCATGTCCCGCAACAAag GACTTCATGTTCCAACAGACAATGTACCGCGTCAAGGATCCTAGGAAATCAATACCGTTCTACACGGGTGTCCTTGGTATGACGCTGTTGAAACAGCTACATTTTCCCGAGATGAAGTTCTCCTTATTCTTCATGGGCTATGAGAATCCCGCTGAGGTGCCCAAGGATGAAGCCCAAAGGACATCATGGGCGATGACAAGGAAGGCTACGTTAGAATTGACATA CAATTGGGGAACGGAAAGCGACGATTCAGCTTACCACAACGGTAACTCGGATCCACGGGGCTTCGGCCACATCGGTATACTCGTCCCAGACGTAGATGAAGCTTGTAAAAG GTTTGAGGAACAGGGCGTGAAATTCATTAAGAAACCACAGGACGGCAAAATGAAGGGACTCGCCTTTATCCAGGATCCAGACGGTTACTGGATCGAGATATTCACATCGAAAGTCGTATCTTAA
- the LOC113404891 gene encoding uncharacterized protein LOC113404891, producing MDNYQKQPLKLYVQDIFRAKRTEGNKYIYEIFGIKFKNIMIHGVVTSMYNTTTKSTNFEISDPTGCVQVYYDSTKNNTAVSDATMKDLVKNLSIISRRGDDNAPTMAALLNSIEKKHFNSFDFVEGSNVSVIGDIFIDDLKNTRMLSAYQCKTTTVERDIVWLEELKYIYNKYYIPNMDLKQ from the coding sequence ATGGACAATTACCAAAAACAACCGTTAAAATTGTACGTACAAGATATTTTTCGCGCTAAAAGGACagaaggaaataaatatatttacgaaatcttcggtattaaatttaagaacaTTATGATACACGGTGTAGTCACGTCAATGTACAATACCACGACAAAATCAACTAACTTTGAAATAAGCGATCCTACTGGCTGTGTGCAAGTTTACTACGACTCAACGAAAAATAACACAGCTGTGTCCGATGCCACCATGAAAGACCTTGTGAAAAATCTTTCAATAATTTCACGAAGAGGTGACGATAACGCACCTACCATGGCGGCTTTATTGAATTCCATagaaaagaaacattttaattcatttgatttTGTTGAAGGTTCTAATGTGAGTGTCATTggtgatatatttattgacgatttaaaaaatacaagaatgCTATCCGCTTATCAATGTAAGACTACAACAGTGGAAAGGGATATAGTTTGGTTGGAAGaattgaagtatatttataataaatattatataccgaATATGGATCTTAaacaataa